From Xanthomonas sp. 10-10:
CCACAGGCGGTTGCTCGTGCAACAGGAAGGTGCAGTCCTTGAAATCGCGCTGACGAAAGTAATCGTCCACTTTTTGATACGGCGCCACGCTGCGGCAGACGATACCGCCCAACGCCGGCTCGTAGCCGCCGGACTGATGCATCCACGACATGTAGCCGACCGGGAAATACACATACAGGCTCAACCGCCGCGCGCGCCCGGAGGCGTTATGCACGCGGCATTCCCACAGTTCCACCGCATCGTCGGTGGGCAAGGCCACGCACAGCTCCACCACGATGTCGTCATGCTGCACGCGCCAACGCACATCGTGCTTGCCGGCGGAGAATTCGAATGCCTGCGGCGGCGCGCGCACCGGTTCGTGCGGCACCGAATACAACGCCCCGCTGTCTTCGTCCTTGAGATAGAAAAAACGCCCGGGGTGATGCGCGTAATACGGCTGCTCGGGCATCATGAAGTTGCGTGCTTCCAGCACCGGCGCATGTGCGTACTTGGATGGCTCCGGCTGCATGAACTGGCCGGTAGCATAGCCGCGACAGGTCAGCTGCAACATCATGCGACGGTTCCACAGAAAGCCGCCGGCATTGGGCATGGCGGTCGGGCTGTAGAGCGCGTAGCGCGCGCCGTCGGCGCTGGGCGCCAGCAAGGTGGACAGATCGTCGGAAGCAGCAAGAGGCGTTGCAGACACGGTCAGGGATGCTCCGGTTCGTCGCGCTTGCGCGCGGCCAGTTCGTGTTGGATACGGCTCAGCAAGCCGTCATCCAGCGGATAGAAACGCATGGTCCAGGCAGCCAGCAGCGCCACCGCGCCCGGGATCACCGTCAGCAGCAGCACGATGCCGGTCAACGACCCGCTGGACTGCGCACTGTTGGCCACATAGCCCATGCCGGCCAGCACCCAGGCGATGCCGGCCGAGGCGAGCGCGCCGCCCAGCTTTTGCGAAAACGTCGCCGCCGCAAAGGTCATCGCGGTCGCACGCCGGCCGGTGCGCCATTCGGTGTAGTCGGCGCTGTCGGCATACATCGAAAACGCCAGCGGCGACTTCGGCCCCAGTGCCAGGCCGATCAGCATGTTCAACGCAAAGATCGCCCAGACCGCATCGGCAGGCACGAAGAACATCGCACAGCTCAACAGGCCGACGAGCACCATCAGCCAGCACATCAGCTGACGCTTGTCCCAGTGCCGGGTCAGCAGCGGCGTGATTGCCGCGCCAACGCCCAACGCTACCGAATAACAGCCCAAGAACAAGCCGACCAGATCCGGACGTTGCACGTAGTACTTGAGGTAGTACACCCCCGCACCGCCGCGCATGGTGATGGTGATCATGATGATCAGCGACAGCACGAACAGCACGCACCACGGCTTGTTCTGCAGCAGATCGGCGATGTCCCGGCCGACCGGCGTGCGCTGTTGCGGCGGTGGCTGCACGCGCTCGCGCGTCGTCAAGGCCACGCTCACGAACAGCGCAACTGCGATGGCGCCGTACAGCATCATCGTGCGCTGCCATCCCAGCGCGTCGTTGCCGCCGCCGAACCAACGCACCAGATCCATCGTGAAGTAATTGACCAGCGTGGTGCCTGCAAACGCACC
This genomic window contains:
- a CDS encoding MFS transporter, which encodes MTSTPAPSPASSRLRWREKLGYGAGDLGLNLYWANISAFLLIFYTDTMHLPAAAVGTMILLTKIADAIADPAMGAIADRTRSRWGKFRPYLLWGAVPMAVTGVVAYTTPDLDQNGRMWWATISFLVMMLAYTVVSIPYSALSGVITADSKQRTGLISLRFIGAFAGTTLVNYFTMDLVRWFGGGNDALGWQRTMMLYGAIAVALFVSVALTTRERVQPPPQQRTPVGRDIADLLQNKPWCVLFVLSLIIMITITMRGGAGVYYLKYYVQRPDLVGLFLGCYSVALGVGAAITPLLTRHWDKRQLMCWLMVLVGLLSCAMFFVPADAVWAIFALNMLIGLALGPKSPLAFSMYADSADYTEWRTGRRATAMTFAAATFSQKLGGALASAGIAWVLAGMGYVANSAQSSGSLTGIVLLLTVIPGAVALLAAWTMRFYPLDDGLLSRIQHELAARKRDEPEHP